The following is a genomic window from Paenibacillus sp. FSL R5-0766.
AAAGACCATGAGGTTTTAATTAAAGTTTTTGCAGCTACTGCACATATTGGTGATACCCGTATTCGAAGAGCTGATCCATTCTTGGTGAGACTTGTATTTGGCATGCTCAAGCCCAGGAAAAATTTAATACTTGGCCTGGAAATATCCGGTGTGATCGAGTCGGTAGGGAAAGACGTACAATCCTTTAAGGAAGGAGACAAGGTCTTTGGGCTTACAGGGTTTTGTGGGGGTTATGCCGAATACATTTGTTTACCTGAAAAAGTGAAAAACGGAACCGGTGAAAAAAAAGGAATGGTTGCAATAAAGCCCAACCATTTATCCTACGAAGAAGCTGCGGTCGTTCCATCGGGAGCACTTACAGCTTTGAAAAATTTGCAAAAAGCAAAGATCAAGCCAGGTCAGAAAATATTGATCAATGGAGCATCCGGTAGCCTTGGGACGTATGCAATTCAACTTGCGAAATACTATGAGGCAGAAGTCACAGCGGTGTGCAGTAAAAGTAATTTTGGATTGGTAGAATCTATAGGAGCGGATAAAGTAATCGATTATACCGAAGAAGACTTTACGCAATCAGAAACGAAATACGATATCGTTTATGATGCCGTAATAAAAGCCAAACCCTCACAATGCCAAAAAATCCTAACACCCAATGGTGTTTTTCTAAACAACAGTCGCCTTCCGAAAATGGAAGAAGCCGATTTACTCTTTCTCAAAGAGTTGATCGAGGAAAACAAACTAAAACCGATCATCGATCGAACCTATGCTTTGGATGAAATTGTGGAGGCCCACCGATATGTGGATACCGGGCGTAAGAGAGGCAATGTGGCAATAACGATCAGATAGAATGCTTCCGCTGGGAGAAGAAGCCGCTGCCTTGTAGGTGCAGCGGCCGATTAGGGCAGGACAGTAAGGGCAGATGGCATTTCATCGATGATATCGAACCGAACGAAGATTTTGAAACAAAGCTAAAGATCGTTGACGAAGGTCATAAAGGAATGTTCTGGGGTGAACCGAATTACAGAAGAATGACGAGTAAGAAATAAACGGAATGATGGAGAGATTCATTGATACATTATAGACAGAATGCCGATAAACGAACTGCCAATTTCATAGATAAGGGTGATCAATATGGAACGAGGACTCATTATATTTTTGAACGGAACGTCAAGTTCGGGGAAGACAAGCATTGCGATGGAAATGAAAAATCAGGGAGACATTCCGTTTCATCATCTATCTGTAGATCAATTTCTCCATAATTATGATCATTTTATCGATACTACATATCCAGATATGAAGCCGACAAGAGAAGTGGAACACCATGTGATGACAGATATCCTGTTCGACCCCATCAATTCGTTGTACTGTGCAACCATTAAACTGTTTTCGGAGATGGGTTTGAATGTCATCGTGGATACGGTCATCAGCAATGACAAGTGGTTTAATGATTTTTATGAGTTACTATCGGATTATCCGATATTGTTTGTAGGCGTGCAGTGCTCGAAAGAAGAACTCACCAGAAGAGAGTAGAGCAGGGGAGATCGCGAGATTGGACTTGCCCATTCCCAGTTCGACTACATCTACTCCTATGATGAATATGATCTGGAAGTGAATACGGAAAAGCTTAGCTCAGCTGCATGTGCAGAAAAGATATTAAGTTATATGAAATCTGATCAGGAATACTTGGCATTTAAGAAGTTAAGCAGAAGAGGTTGAAGCTGATTGCGTCAGATCATATGATATCCATTCCAATGAAAGTTAGGGATTCGGCCAAATCTTTTTCTTAGCGTTGCCAGGACCTAATAAGTAGATTTCATCAACACTCCCATAAGGATTAGAAAATGAAATTGTGAAGTCTTTACTACCACCGATAGGAAGTTTACTGCCTTTAATCTGAATGAAAAGTGAATTGTTATGATGTGAGAGGTAGTATCCGTGATATCTGCTAATACTGTCTGCAAATCCACCTTTTACCGTAATAAGCTCAGGAGAAACTTCAGTTCTCGTAACCATTGTCTCCTCAGGATCGACAACCTTGTTCAACATATAAAATCCAATGATAATAGGAACAACGACAATAATAACTGCGCTAACAATAATGCTAAACTTCATGTTTGGTCGCATATTCATGATTCACCTCATAATTAGATGATATGAATCGATGTCTCAATACTCATTGGGCATCGATTTATTGTATTTAATCAGAACAGAATTCTACGTTTAGAAATATTAGGCTCATTTAAATAATATACTAATTCATTTTTTTTGTAGAGATAGGGGGAGGTCACCGATGGAAATTAACGCTAAGAATCCAGAAGATCATATTCAATACATGTTACAGGCAATCATTGAAAAAACACAATCCATTATCAACGATAGTCATAAACAATCCTTTGGCTCTTTGGAGTATTTCTTGGAGCACATTATAGCGTATCGGGATGAACAACAATACATGTCTAACGAGTGGCATATCCGCACACCGCGCTGGCTAGGGGAGTATGGAAATACGCCGGAGGAAGAAGAGCTTCTTTCAGACATTTACCGACTGCAAGCGTATATCGCTGAGACATTAAAGGGCGAATAAGTCGCTCGCCATGTCGCATTAGTCCGGCTCAAATGTCGCAAAAGTACATGGTAACGTGATGTGGAGATCGTTTATACTCTCTTTATGTTTCGATAATGAAAATCATTATCAGTATTATACATAAGGGGGATTCATCATGAATCAAGGAACGAAGGGGCAGGTTGCCGGAAGCAAGGCATATGCTGCTCACAAATCACGATTATTCATGGGCTTGATGTTGGCCCTTATTCTAGTCCTGACGGCTTGCGGTGCCGCAACAGGTACAGATAGCGGTAAGCAATCTGCAGCAACGCCAGCGGAGACACCTGCGAATGCGGAAACGCAAACGGATGGAGCGTTTCCCGTAACGATCAAGGGCATGAAGGGTGACATTACTCTAAACGAAAAACCGAAGAGAATTGCAATTCTTGATGTTAAGTTCTTGGATCAGATGTTAGCGATTGGCGAGAAGCCAGCAGGAAGTGTTATTGCAGGAGGGAATACCGATTTTCCAGAATATTTAGGAGACCAACCGAATGGCGTAGAAGTTCTGGGTACACGGGACGAGCCTAACCTGGAAGCGATTGTAGCACTCGACCCAGATCTGATCATCATGACCGACTTCCAGGAGAAACAGTATGAAAGTGTAAGCAAAATTGCACCTACCCTGGTACTCGATTTCTACGAAGACTGGCGTGATACGTTAGCTACCGTGGCTAAGATTACAGACAAGCAGGACGAGGCAGAGAAAGTGCGTACAGCGTATGAAGAGAAAATCGCCGGGCTGAAGACAAAATTGTCAGAGAAGCTGGGTGATGAAACGGTGGCGATCATTCGTCCACGAAAAGAAGGAATTCGTGTTCACGGTATTGAGCACCGCATTGGCGGTATTATGTACAATGACTTGGGGCTGAAGATGCCTGCTATGGTACAGGAGATTAATGAAGATGGTTCCGTAGAAATCTCGATGGAAAAAGTGCCTGAGATCGGGGCAGATCGTTATTTTGTGCTGTCGGATGAACTGTTTGCGGCAGAAGCGGAGGCGATGGTGAACAATCCGGTATGGCAGTCTCTTGATGCTGTGAAAAATAACCGCACGTATGACGTAAACTCCACACTGTGGATTGCATACTACGGACCGCTTGCGATTAATCTGATTGTAGATCAGGCATCGGAAGCCCTGCTCGGATCGAATTAATATGAACCGATATCTCTCGACAGACTTATGGAAAGAGACGGTAGAGGATTATTCGATTTTGCTCGGTGAGCCGCCTGAACATAGTGTCCGTACCATTGCTCTGAGTGAGTTGCATGACGAAAAGGCGTGCCGAGAGTATATCCGCTGGTTTCAGAACTATATCGATGCGCCTGACATGAAAGTCGCAGCCTCCATGTTAGCCAAGCGACTTGGCTATCTGTGGACGGCTCCGCTGGTGACCGCAATGACATTTCATCATCAGCATGTAACCTTTCAGCTGGAGAACAGCTTTCTCTATCATCCGGTACTCTCAGATCAGGAGGGCGGTACACGGTTTCCTTTTCTAGCGGTGAATGGAATTCAGGCTGAAGAACTAACGGGAGACAGAGCCATGTGGCGGGAAAAGGTGGCCCAGGAGATGTTTGCGGTACAGCTTACACCACTGTTAAAAACGCTTGCTGCAATTGCACCTCTTTCGATGAGTATTCTCTGGGAGAATATTATGGTACGGATTGGCCGACTATTCGCTCCTGATGAAGCCGAGACAGAGCAGGAAAGTAAGATCATCCGAGAGGACTTTTCCTATCTGACGCAGGTGGCATCCGGGGAGGTGTTTGGTGAGAGGAAGAATCCGTTAACCCGCTTCACCGATTGTAAGAACAATGTGCATGTTGCCAAAAGTGAGAGGATTACCTGCTGTTTCTATTACCAGATGTCAGGGGAATATTGTCTCAAATGTCCGAAAATTGACAATGAGAAAGAATCTCAATTAAAATGACAACAGCAACAACTTACTTGCTATTGTCAGGAGATGAGAGAAATGCCGCTGCAAGAACAGACAAGTCTATGGAGTGATACAACGATCAAGATGCTTGACGGGTATAGCGGTACTTTGCAGACAGGCAGCGTTTTACACGAAACGGATTTAACTTCAAATGTGCTGCTGCTGGCATATGGAGGGGAAGGGGAGCTTGCAATGGATGGCGAGGGTTGCCACATTGGAGCTTCTTTTGCCTGTCATGTGGTGAAGGGATCATCCTTTACGCTGACGGCCAGATCAGAGGACATTCATTATATTGTCATTATGTACAAGGCTTCTTCCATAGAGGGAGCCTCTCTTGTTGTACCTTCATATCGCAAGCATCCGCTGCGCAGGTCATTTGTTCAAAACTCGGCAACCCATGCGGAATGGATCGAAAACGCCGAGAAAATCGTTGCCAAATGGCGCCGTGGTGAAGGACTGGAACGTTTCTATGCCAACGCTTTGCTCCAAGGAATGATCTACGAGCTAATCATGGAGTATGAACGGGGTCAAGGCGGAGCAGAGTCCGACATGGTGGATGTAGTCGCTTCTTATATCACATCGCACTATCGTCAGAATTTGGAGCTAAAAGAGCTGGCAGCCCTGGCGGGCTGTAGTGTAAGACAGCTGCAGCGACGATTCAAACAAGAGAAGCAGCTTGGACCGATGGAATACGTCATTCAGCTGCGTATGGAAAGTGCCTCACGCATGCTGCGTCATACGGATGCCTCCATTGGGGAAATTGCTGAAAAAATGGGCTACCGCGACATGTATTATTTCAGCAGAGCATTTAAAAAATATAATGGCGTCCCACCGCTACATTATCGGCATGCCGCCGCTTCGAGAAGAGATGCAGACTATGCGAATGCTTTGCTGCAAAATCGTACAGCTTCTTCCTATGAATCAGCCGAAGGCCCGGTCATCTGCCATATGCGCGGGGAGTACACCGTCACCGAAATACCACAGCGTATCGCTGTCCTCGATGTGCAATATGCTGATCATTTGCTTGCACTAGGCTTGTCTCCGGTAGGAAGTGTCGGACTAGGAAGTACCGTGTTAACGTTCCCTCAATCACTTCGGGCAGGACTCCAGCATACAGCATTACTTGGTACGTATGAATACCCCGATCTTCCGGCGGTAGAGCGACTTACGCCGGATCTGATTATCTGCACCGAGGTTCATGAGCAGTATCTTGAACGGTTAAGCCAGATCGCTCCAGTGCTCATGTTCAAGCGTAATGAAAACTGGCAGACCATCCTGAGTCTATTCGGTGAACTGACAGACAAGCGTGCAGAGGCCAAGCAGATTATCGCGGATTATCATCGCCGAACAGCTTTGCTATCCGAGGAATTGTCCTCTGTACTGGCAGGAAAAAGTGTGGCATTGATTCGTCCACTCGATTCCCTCGTGCGCGTCCATTCTGCTGCTCATCGCACAGGCGCTGTGCTGTACCGGGATCTGGGTATGCCCGTTCCGTTGTTTGTAGCAGATACTTCCGACACGGCCTATCATATCTCGGTTGAGAGATTACCGGCTGTACAAGCTAGCCACTACTTTTTGCTGAGTAATGAGTTTATGCAAGATGGAATATCTGCCACAGAGCAACGTGTCTGGGGGATGCTTGATACAGATGAGCGACAGCAAATATACTCCGTAGATGCCGCGACATGGATCGGTTGTTATGGGCCAACAGGCATCAATGGCATTGTGGACCAAATTGAACAGGCGTTGTTGGCTTGATAGGTAGTTGTTGGCACTATCCCGCTTGCAGCGAAAGGTGGTACGCTCTACCTTTTTTAAAGTTGATAGGTTCCAAAAGTATCGGAAGGTCTTCGGATTCCCTATGGGATGAAGGAGGACCTTTTTGTTTTATTACTATAACGAAAGGTTCGACTGCATACTCGCGTCTTGTACAACCCTGCATATATTCAGCGTATTCAAAGCCCATTGGATCGATTGGATACGGGGTTGAGAAAACTAATAAATCTCCCTTATTCGCCAATTACCTTTCTCAATTGTAACAATATGGGTTATCATATACGTAGTTCAGGCACTATTAGGAGGGGATTCAATGAAAAAAAATATAGCAATAATCATACTAATGGTTGGATTGATAATAAGTATGTACTTCAACTATCAATTCAAAGCGTACAAAGACAATCAAGAAGTTAATTACACCGTTAAACTGAATCATGGAACTCAAATGGGTGTAAAAGAATCCATCTACAATTTAGATAATGTGATAAAAAGCTTAGAGGACGGCTCTTCTAAGGAAACAGTCATACATGCCTTAGGAAATGTGGCGGTATCTTTGAAAGTCGGTGAAGAATCATTCGTCTTTCTGAATTCCGACTTTAGGGAAGATCAATTATCATCAACCAATTTAATCTACAATGTGTTTAGAGATATGTATACGTATATAAGAGTCGAAATCACAGAAGACATTTTATCGAATAAGGTATCGCTAGAAAAAGAATCGAGAAATCAACTGATTAAGGATATAGGAGTGCTTAAACAAGATTTGGAATATATTGATAGTCAATTTAACGAGGATATTCTGAAAGAACAAAGTCCTAAGTGGATTGAAAATAAATGGAAAGAGTTAATTGGAGAGATTGTAAATCGAAATATGGATTATAAGTTATATGAAAGAATGAAAACGAAATATAATCTATAATGAGTTCGTGAGAGACTATGGATATTAGGCGGATAACCCCGCACCAACTAACTGTGCTCAGTAGCCGCACCCTTTCGGGTGCTTTTAAGCCGGTGGTGGGTTAACATCTACGAAACGACATCAAACCATAAGGAGGCCAATTACGTGATTAGATTGTGTAAAAGCATGGATACGGATGTAATGTATCAGATTATTAATGATGCAGCAAAGGCATACAAAGGAGTAATTCCTGACGATAGGTATCATGAGCCTTATATGACATTGGAAGAGCTAAAGTGCGAAATGAACGATGGTGTAGTATTTTGGGGGTTTGAAGAAAAAAATCAATTATTAGGAGTTATGGGAATTCAAGATAAGGGTGATGTATGTTTAATTAGACACGCATATGTACGAACAAACCAACGGAATAGCGGAATAGGTACGAAGCTTTTAGCTCATATGGTGGCTTTAA
Proteins encoded in this region:
- a CDS encoding helix-turn-helix domain-containing protein, with protein sequence MPLQEQTSLWSDTTIKMLDGYSGTLQTGSVLHETDLTSNVLLLAYGGEGELAMDGEGCHIGASFACHVVKGSSFTLTARSEDIHYIVIMYKASSIEGASLVVPSYRKHPLRRSFVQNSATHAEWIENAEKIVAKWRRGEGLERFYANALLQGMIYELIMEYERGQGGAESDMVDVVASYITSHYRQNLELKELAALAGCSVRQLQRRFKQEKQLGPMEYVIQLRMESASRMLRHTDASIGEIAEKMGYRDMYYFSRAFKKYNGVPPLHYRHAAASRRDADYANALLQNRTASSYESAEGPVICHMRGEYTVTEIPQRIAVLDVQYADHLLALGLSPVGSVGLGSTVLTFPQSLRAGLQHTALLGTYEYPDLPAVERLTPDLIICTEVHEQYLERLSQIAPVLMFKRNENWQTILSLFGELTDKRAEAKQIIADYHRRTALLSEELSSVLAGKSVALIRPLDSLVRVHSAAHRTGAVLYRDLGMPVPLFVADTSDTAYHISVERLPAVQASHYFLLSNEFMQDGISATEQRVWGMLDTDERQQIYSVDAATWIGCYGPTGINGIVDQIEQALLA
- a CDS encoding DUF3024 domain-containing protein, with translation MPCRCSGRLGQDSKGRWHFIDDIEPNEDFETKLKIVDEGHKGMFWGEPNYRRMTSKK
- a CDS encoding IucA/IucC family C-terminal-domain containing protein — translated: MNRYLSTDLWKETVEDYSILLGEPPEHSVRTIALSELHDEKACREYIRWFQNYIDAPDMKVAASMLAKRLGYLWTAPLVTAMTFHHQHVTFQLENSFLYHPVLSDQEGGTRFPFLAVNGIQAEELTGDRAMWREKVAQEMFAVQLTPLLKTLAAIAPLSMSILWENIMVRIGRLFAPDEAETEQESKIIREDFSYLTQVASGEVFGERKNPLTRFTDCKNNVHVAKSERITCCFYYQMSGEYCLKCPKIDNEKESQLK
- a CDS encoding oxidoreductase, with translation MKKNIAIIILMVGLIISMYFNYQFKAYKDNQEVNYTVKLNHGTQMGVKESIYNLDNVIKSLEDGSSKETVIHALGNVAVSLKVGEESFVFLNSDFREDQLSSTNLIYNVFRDMYTYIRVEITEDILSNKVSLEKESRNQLIKDIGVLKQDLEYIDSQFNEDILKEQSPKWIENKWKELIGEIVNRNMDYKLYERMKTKYNL
- a CDS encoding iron-siderophore ABC transporter substrate-binding protein; translated protein: MNQGTKGQVAGSKAYAAHKSRLFMGLMLALILVLTACGAATGTDSGKQSAATPAETPANAETQTDGAFPVTIKGMKGDITLNEKPKRIAILDVKFLDQMLAIGEKPAGSVIAGGNTDFPEYLGDQPNGVEVLGTRDEPNLEAIVALDPDLIIMTDFQEKQYESVSKIAPTLVLDFYEDWRDTLATVAKITDKQDEAEKVRTAYEEKIAGLKTKLSEKLGDETVAIIRPRKEGIRVHGIEHRIGGIMYNDLGLKMPAMVQEINEDGSVEISMEKVPEIGADRYFVLSDELFAAEAEAMVNNPVWQSLDAVKNNRTYDVNSTLWIAYYGPLAINLIVDQASEALLGSN
- a CDS encoding GNAT family N-acetyltransferase, with product MDTDVMYQIINDAAKAYKGVIPDDRYHEPYMTLEELKCEMNDGVVFWGFEEKNQLLGVMGIQDKGDVCLIRHAYVRTNQRNSGIGTKLLAHMVALTNKPILIGTWDSAEWAKKFYLKNGFKLVSPDEKKKLLNTYWNVPERQIETSVVLCDSKRVT
- a CDS encoding NAD(P)-dependent alcohol dehydrogenase; translation: MKAVICTNYGPPEVLQMKEMEKPKPKDHEVLIKVFAATAHIGDTRIRRADPFLVRLVFGMLKPRKNLILGLEISGVIESVGKDVQSFKEGDKVFGLTGFCGGYAEYICLPEKVKNGTGEKKGMVAIKPNHLSYEEAAVVPSGALTALKNLQKAKIKPGQKILINGASGSLGTYAIQLAKYYEAEVTAVCSKSNFGLVESIGADKVIDYTEEDFTQSETKYDIVYDAVIKAKPSQCQKILTPNGVFLNNSRLPKMEEADLLFLKELIEENKLKPIIDRTYALDEIVEAHRYVDTGRKRGNVAITIR